Proteins from one Blattabacterium cuenoti genomic window:
- a CDS encoding 5'-3' exonuclease: MNNNKKLFLIDAYPLIYQSYYAYINNPLFTYKGLNTSPIINFTKFLIKILNEEKPSYMAIIFDDSQKISFRKKEYYKYKEHRKKTPEAIYIAIPYIIKILKTFQISFFYAKNGYEADDMIGTIAKKAENKGYMIYIITLDKDFFQLVTKNIQVYRPPFKGNPKKIFGIKEIQKKYGVKYPKQIIDLWSMMGDPSDNIPGLPGIGEKNAKKFIKKYGNIEKLLNSTHDLHGKMKINIEKNKNLGFLSKKLVTIVTNIPFFSFYDEEFYVKKPNWNSIQKIFVELEFIKLLKKAHQYYYNFK; encoded by the coding sequence ATGAATAATAATAAAAAATTATTTTTAATAGATGCATATCCATTGATATATCAAAGTTATTATGCTTATATAAATAATCCACTTTTTACTTATAAAGGTCTTAATACTTCTCCTATTATTAATTTTACAAAATTCTTAATAAAAATATTAAATGAGGAGAAACCATCTTATATGGCTATTATTTTTGATGATAGTCAAAAAATTTCTTTTAGAAAAAAAGAATATTATAAATATAAGGAACATAGGAAAAAAACACCAGAAGCTATTTACATAGCAATTCCTTATATTATAAAAATTTTAAAAACTTTTCAAATTTCTTTTTTTTATGCAAAAAATGGATATGAAGCAGATGATATGATTGGAACAATAGCAAAAAAAGCAGAAAATAAAGGATATATGATTTATATCATTACTTTGGATAAAGATTTTTTTCAATTAGTTACAAAAAATATTCAAGTTTATAGACCTCCTTTTAAAGGAAATCCAAAAAAAATATTCGGAATAAAGGAAATTCAAAAAAAATATGGAGTAAAATATCCAAAACAAATTATAGATTTATGGAGTATGATGGGAGATCCTTCTGATAACATACCAGGATTACCAGGAATAGGAGAAAAAAATGCAAAAAAATTTATTAAAAAATATGGTAATATTGAAAAATTACTCAATTCAACTCATGATCTTCATGGAAAAATGAAAATAAATATTGAAAAAAATAAAAATTTAGGTTTTTTATCCAAAAAATTAGTTACAATAGTAACTAATATTCCTTTTTTTTCTTTTTATGATGAAGAATTTTATGTTAAAAAACCAAATTGGAATTCTATTCAAAAAATATTCGTAGAACTTGAATTTATCAAATTATTAAAAAAAGCTCATCAATATTATTATAATTTTAAATAA
- the lysA gene encoding diaminopimelate decarboxylase: MNELKNISSPIHREQLIQLAKKYGTPLYIYDSCKIKKQYIKMKNAFSRIKNLIINYACKANTNLNILKFFQKLGSGLDTVSIQEVELGLKAGFHPKKIIFTPNCVSIQEIKKAVGFGVRINLDNLSILEQFGEYYPNYSIGIRINPHIMAGGNSKISVGHIDSKFGISYYQIPHMKRIVKNTGLKIEGFHMHTGSDISDIKSFLEGAKILFQIAIDFSNIDYIDFGSGFKVPYKKNDIKTDLTALSNSLTEKFEDFCKNYGNKISLIFEPGKFLVSESGYFLVHVNVIKHTISTVFAGVDSGFNHFIRPMFYDAYHCIENISNPNGRFRFYTVVGYICESDTFGFNRKIQEIREGDILCIKNAGAYCFSMSSNYNSRYRPSEVLIFHGKDFLIRKRETMQDLMNNIVEIHI; this comes from the coding sequence ATGAATGAATTAAAAAATATTAGTTCTCCAATTCATAGAGAACAATTAATTCAATTAGCAAAAAAATACGGAACTCCACTTTATATATACGATTCTTGCAAAATAAAAAAACAATATATAAAGATGAAAAATGCTTTTAGTAGAATTAAAAATTTAATAATTAATTATGCTTGTAAAGCAAATACTAATCTGAATATATTAAAATTTTTTCAAAAATTAGGAAGTGGATTAGATACCGTATCTATTCAGGAAGTAGAATTAGGATTAAAAGCTGGTTTTCATCCTAAAAAAATTATATTTACACCTAATTGTGTTTCTATTCAAGAAATAAAAAAAGCCGTTGGGTTTGGAGTTAGAATTAATTTAGATAATCTATCCATTTTAGAACAATTTGGAGAATATTATCCAAATTATTCTATAGGAATAAGAATAAATCCGCATATTATGGCAGGAGGAAATTCAAAAATTTCAGTAGGACATATTGATTCTAAATTTGGAATTTCTTATTATCAAATTCCTCATATGAAAAGAATTGTAAAAAATACAGGACTCAAAATAGAAGGATTTCATATGCATACAGGATCTGATATATCAGATATTAAATCTTTTTTAGAAGGAGCAAAAATATTGTTTCAAATAGCTATTGATTTTTCCAATATTGACTATATTGATTTTGGAAGTGGATTTAAAGTTCCATATAAAAAAAACGATATAAAAACGGATCTTACTGCTTTAAGTAATTCTTTAACGGAAAAATTTGAAGATTTTTGTAAAAATTACGGAAATAAAATTTCTTTGATTTTTGAACCAGGTAAATTTTTAGTTAGTGAATCTGGATATTTTTTAGTTCATGTAAATGTCATAAAACATACGATTTCAACTGTTTTTGCAGGAGTAGACTCAGGTTTTAATCATTTTATTCGTCCTATGTTTTATGATGCTTATCACTGTATTGAAAATATTTCTAATCCAAATGGTCGTTTTCGTTTTTACACGGTAGTGGGATATATTTGTGAATCGGATACTTTTGGTTTTAATAGAAAAATTCAAGAAATCCGTGAAGGTGATATTTTATGCATAAAAAATGCGGGAGCTTATTGTTTTTCTATGTCTTCTAATTATAATTCTCGTTATAGACCTTCTGAAGTTTTAATTTTTCATGGAAAAGATTTTCTTATAAGAAAAAGAGAAACAATGCAAGATCTTATGAATAATATAGTAGAAATACACATATAA
- the lon gene encoding endopeptidase La: MLLKNIFTESGFESEAEFIPLMSQDEEDQLLKDEIPKQLCILTVRNMVLYSGIVFPIIAGKSGSIQLLQDAYGLDKTVGVLTQKNSGIENLSEKDLYSIGTVAKILKLLKMPDGNTTVILQGKRRFKVNRFIQNDPYFKAEIIALEENKPSCKDKEYLALVESIKEIAIKIIQDNPNIPSEASIAIRNIESPSFLINFVAANMNLATRDKQKLLEYDDLKKRAMETLRFLNVEHQQIKLKNDIQSRVRSDMDQQQREYFLHQQIKAIQEELGDISYEKEIDEMRIKASRKKWTKEAKKQFDRELLKMQRINPQMPEYTVQRNYLELMIDLPWGRYSKDSFDLEYAQKILDRDHYSLEKVKERIIEYLAVLKLRGDMRSPILCFYGPPGVGKTSLGRSIATALKRKYVRISLGGLHDESEIRGHRRTYIGAMPGRLLQSIRKIGTSNPVFVIDEIDKMGLGTNGDPSSAMLEVLDPEQNTSFYDNFLEMGYDLSKVLFIATANSLSHIQPALIDRMEVIEMNGYTVEEKTQIVKKHILTKQLKENGLKKSDLILGTKQIEKIIESYTRESGLRTLEKHIAKLARYVAKHIAMNKKYVKHLSIEKIENILGIPNDPDRYEENNVPGVVTGLAWTNFGGDILYIESILSKGKGNLSITGNLGEVMKESATIALQYIKANYKEFNINPIMFEEKNVHVHVPEGAVPKDGPSAGITMLTSLVSSFTKRKLKPHLAMTGEITLRGKVLSVGGIKEKILAAKRANIKEIILSQDNKKDVEEIKSEHLKGLTFDYVRNMNDVIHLALL, from the coding sequence ATGTTACTAAAAAATATATTTACAGAATCTGGATTTGAATCTGAAGCTGAGTTCATACCATTAATGAGTCAAGATGAAGAAGATCAGCTATTAAAAGACGAAATTCCTAAACAATTATGTATCTTAACAGTCAGAAATATGGTTTTGTATTCCGGAATTGTTTTTCCAATTATAGCAGGAAAAAGTGGATCCATTCAATTGTTACAAGATGCTTATGGATTAGATAAAACAGTTGGAGTATTAACACAAAAAAATTCTGGTATTGAAAATCTCAGTGAAAAAGATTTGTATTCCATTGGAACAGTTGCTAAAATATTAAAATTATTAAAAATGCCTGATGGAAATACAACTGTTATTTTGCAGGGAAAAAGAAGATTTAAAGTGAATCGTTTTATTCAAAATGATCCCTATTTTAAAGCAGAAATTATAGCTTTAGAAGAAAATAAACCTTCCTGTAAGGATAAAGAATACCTTGCTTTGGTAGAATCTATAAAGGAAATTGCTATAAAAATTATTCAAGATAATCCTAATATTCCATCAGAAGCCAGTATTGCTATTAGGAATATAGAAAGTCCTTCTTTTTTAATAAATTTCGTAGCAGCAAATATGAATTTGGCTACTAGAGATAAACAAAAATTGTTAGAATACGATGATTTAAAAAAAAGGGCAATGGAAACATTGCGTTTTCTTAATGTAGAACATCAACAAATTAAATTAAAAAATGATATTCAATCTCGTGTTCGTAGTGACATGGATCAACAACAGAGAGAATATTTTTTGCATCAACAAATTAAAGCAATACAAGAAGAATTAGGAGATATTTCTTATGAAAAAGAAATTGATGAAATGCGTATTAAAGCGTCTAGAAAAAAATGGACAAAAGAAGCAAAAAAACAATTTGATAGAGAATTACTCAAAATGCAAAGAATTAATCCTCAAATGCCTGAATATACAGTACAGAGAAATTATCTAGAATTAATGATTGACCTTCCTTGGGGAAGGTATTCAAAAGATAGTTTTGATTTAGAATATGCACAAAAAATATTAGATAGAGATCATTATAGTCTAGAAAAAGTCAAAGAACGTATTATAGAATATTTAGCTGTCTTAAAATTAAGAGGAGATATGCGTTCTCCTATTTTATGCTTTTATGGACCACCTGGAGTAGGTAAAACTTCATTAGGAAGATCTATAGCTACTGCACTAAAAAGAAAATACGTACGTATTTCTTTAGGTGGATTACACGATGAATCTGAAATACGAGGACATAGAAGAACTTATATAGGGGCTATGCCTGGGCGTCTTTTGCAATCTATACGAAAAATAGGAACCTCCAATCCTGTTTTTGTCATAGATGAAATAGATAAAATGGGTTTAGGAACAAATGGAGATCCTTCTTCTGCTATGTTAGAAGTTTTAGATCCTGAACAAAATACTTCATTTTACGATAATTTTTTAGAAATGGGTTATGATTTATCAAAAGTATTGTTTATTGCTACAGCAAATTCACTATCTCATATACAACCAGCTCTTATAGATAGAATGGAGGTTATAGAAATGAATGGATATACAGTAGAAGAAAAAACACAAATTGTAAAAAAACATATACTTACTAAGCAACTCAAAGAAAATGGATTAAAAAAATCAGATTTAATACTTGGAACAAAACAAATAGAAAAAATTATTGAAAGTTATACAAGAGAATCTGGATTGAGAACTCTGGAAAAGCATATTGCTAAATTAGCACGTTATGTTGCCAAACATATTGCTATGAATAAAAAATATGTCAAACATTTAAGTATTGAAAAAATAGAAAATATTCTTGGAATTCCAAATGACCCTGATCGTTATGAAGAAAATAATGTTCCAGGTGTGGTCACAGGATTAGCTTGGACTAATTTTGGTGGAGATATTTTATATATTGAATCTATTTTATCAAAAGGAAAAGGTAATTTAAGTATTACTGGTAACTTAGGAGAAGTTATGAAAGAATCTGCTACGATCGCTTTACAATATATTAAAGCAAATTATAAAGAATTTAACATAAATCCTATAATGTTTGAAGAAAAAAATGTACATGTTCATGTTCCTGAGGGGGCGGTACCAAAAGATGGTCCATCTGCAGGAATAACAATGTTGACCTCTTTAGTTTCCAGTTTTACAAAAAGAAAATTAAAACCTCATTTAGCTATGACAGGAGAAATTACCCTAAGAGGAAAAGTTCTTTCTGTAGGAGGAATTAAAGAAAAAATTCTAGCAGCTAAACGTGCTAATATTAAAGAAATTATTCTTTCACAGGATAATAAAAAAGATGTAGAAGAAATTAAATCAGAACATTTAAAAGGATTAACCTTTGATTATGTTAGAAATATGAATGATGTAATTCATTTAGCTTTATTGTAA
- the metG gene encoding methionine--tRNA ligase yields the protein MNKSNKYTVTAALPYANGPIHIGHLSGVYFPADIFVRYLRRKNIDVIFICGSDEHGVPIAMQAKKEKKTPQEIVNKYHKMIKNCFNNFGIKFDNYSRTSTKIHYKMSTSFFKKLHEKKKIFEKISEQYYDKKYEQFLADRYISGICPHCKKEEAYGDQCEHCGSSLIPEELIHPKSTISGSLPILKKTKHWYFPLNKYQKFLEKWILINHQKDWKVNVYGQAKSWLDKGLKPRAITRDLTWGVPVPILQEKGKVLYVWFEAPIGYISSTIEWAKKKKIDWKPYWKDKKTKLIQFIGKDNIVFHCIIFPVILKAYDSGYILPDKILANEFLHLENKKISTSKKWAVWGHEYLEDFPNQQDTLRYILIANMPEKKDNNFNWKDFQRRNNTELVAILGNFVNRSLTLVKKYNNGIVPHPSILSIKDQNILNKIKNYPEYIGNLIESFKFKESLACFMNLAKVGNKYLTEEEPWKKKEIKRIKTILYVSLQIVGMLAQLSEPFLPYTAKKLLNILRIKPFFWNKIKEKILCPGHLLGDNTFLFKKITNKSIEKQIKKLEKNNINTKKNSK from the coding sequence ATGAACAAATCAAATAAATATACAGTTACTGCAGCTTTACCATATGCAAATGGACCAATTCATATTGGTCATTTATCAGGTGTTTATTTTCCTGCAGATATTTTTGTTCGTTATCTGAGACGAAAAAATATAGATGTTATTTTTATATGTGGATCGGATGAACATGGAGTTCCTATTGCTATGCAAGCTAAAAAAGAAAAAAAAACTCCTCAAGAAATAGTCAATAAGTATCATAAAATGATTAAAAATTGTTTTAATAATTTTGGTATAAAATTTGATAATTATTCTAGAACTTCTACAAAAATTCATTACAAAATGTCTACTTCTTTTTTCAAAAAACTTCATGAAAAAAAAAAAATTTTTGAAAAAATATCTGAACAATATTATGATAAAAAATATGAACAATTTTTAGCAGATAGATATATATCCGGTATATGTCCACATTGTAAAAAAGAGGAAGCTTATGGAGATCAATGCGAACATTGTGGAAGTTCATTAATTCCTGAAGAATTAATACATCCAAAATCTACCATAAGTGGTAGTTTACCTATTTTAAAAAAAACCAAACATTGGTATTTTCCTTTAAATAAATATCAAAAATTCTTAGAAAAATGGATTTTAATTAATCATCAAAAAGATTGGAAAGTTAATGTATATGGACAAGCAAAATCTTGGTTAGACAAAGGATTAAAACCTCGTGCTATTACTAGAGATTTAACTTGGGGAGTTCCTGTTCCTATTTTGCAAGAAAAAGGAAAAGTACTATATGTATGGTTTGAAGCTCCTATCGGATATATTTCGTCTACTATAGAATGGGCAAAGAAAAAAAAAATAGATTGGAAACCTTATTGGAAAGATAAAAAAACTAAATTAATTCAATTTATAGGAAAAGATAATATTGTTTTTCACTGCATTATTTTTCCAGTCATACTTAAAGCATATGATAGTGGATATATTTTACCGGATAAAATATTAGCTAATGAATTTCTTCATTTAGAAAATAAAAAAATATCTACTTCTAAAAAATGGGCAGTATGGGGTCATGAATATTTAGAAGATTTTCCCAATCAACAAGATACCCTACGTTATATTCTCATTGCTAATATGCCAGAAAAAAAAGATAATAATTTTAATTGGAAAGATTTCCAAAGAAGAAATAATACAGAGTTGGTTGCTATATTAGGAAATTTTGTTAATAGGAGTTTAACTTTAGTTAAAAAGTATAATAATGGAATTGTTCCTCATCCAAGTATTTTATCTATAAAAGATCAAAATATTTTAAATAAAATAAAAAATTATCCAGAATATATAGGTAATTTGATTGAATCATTTAAATTTAAAGAATCATTAGCATGTTTTATGAACTTAGCTAAAGTAGGAAATAAATATTTAACAGAAGAAGAACCTTGGAAAAAAAAAGAAATAAAACGTATAAAAACCATTCTTTATGTTTCTTTACAAATTGTTGGAATGTTAGCTCAATTATCAGAACCTTTTCTTCCATATACTGCAAAAAAATTATTAAATATACTTCGTATAAAACCTTTTTTTTGGAATAAAATAAAAGAAAAAATTTTATGTCCAGGACATTTATTGGGTGATAATACATTTTTATTTAAAAAAATAACTAATAAAAGCATTGAAAAACAAATAAAAAAATTAGAAAAAAATAATATAAATACAAAAAAAAATTCTAAATAA